The Bradyrhizobium sp. WBAH42 genome includes a window with the following:
- a CDS encoding TetR/AcrR family transcriptional regulator has translation MRPREFDHDDVLRIAFDQFWRKGVRGTSLSDIARDAGVQRGSLYNAFGSKEALFLQAYERYAGDYLLALQKALGTGSLRKRLTAFFDLTITNFRSGSPPRGCPTTRGLMELGAAEGDGLDEEARQAFASLVSRITALVQDTLSAGAKRGEFKGNPAAAALHIITVTRGLAVLERAYGDEAQLRKIAAHAIDLVLEKGG, from the coding sequence TTGAGGCCGCGCGAGTTCGACCATGACGACGTGCTGCGCATCGCGTTCGACCAGTTCTGGCGCAAGGGCGTGCGCGGCACCTCGCTATCGGACATCGCGCGCGACGCCGGTGTGCAGCGCGGCAGCCTCTACAATGCGTTCGGCAGCAAGGAAGCGCTGTTCCTGCAGGCCTATGAGCGCTACGCCGGGGACTATCTGCTCGCCCTGCAAAAAGCGCTCGGGACGGGGTCTTTGCGCAAACGCCTCACCGCGTTCTTCGACCTCACCATCACCAATTTCCGTTCCGGCTCGCCGCCGCGGGGATGCCCGACCACGCGCGGCCTGATGGAGCTCGGCGCGGCGGAAGGCGATGGGTTGGATGAAGAGGCGCGTCAGGCCTTTGCGAGCCTCGTTTCCCGCATCACCGCGCTGGTTCAGGACACCTTGTCGGCGGGCGCCAAGCGTGGCGAGTTCAAGGGCAATCCGGCGGCCGCAGCGCTGCACATCATCACGGTGACGCGCGGCCTTGCCGTGCTCGAACGCGCCTATGGCGACGAAGCCCAGCTGCGCAAGATCGCCGCGCACGCGATCGATCTCGTGCTCGAGAAGGGAGGTTAG
- a CDS encoding tautomerase family protein, with protein sequence MPLLHISMRAGKPDAYRQAILDSLYRAMREALNVPEGDEFMTISELSPANFRCGNAYGVTRSEDAVLIQITVFASRTPEQKKALYRRIAELLGENPGIRSEDVFVNVLDAPKENWSVGHGIAQFA encoded by the coding sequence ATGCCTCTCCTCCACATCTCGATGCGTGCCGGAAAGCCGGACGCTTACCGCCAGGCCATCCTCGACAGTCTCTACCGCGCCATGCGCGAGGCGCTGAACGTGCCCGAGGGCGACGAGTTCATGACCATCAGCGAGCTTTCGCCTGCGAACTTCCGCTGCGGCAATGCTTACGGCGTCACGCGCAGCGAGGACGCCGTGCTGATCCAGATCACTGTGTTCGCCTCGCGCACCCCCGAGCAAAAAAAGGCGCTGTACCGGCGGATCGCCGAGTTGCTCGGCGAGAACCCGGGCATCCGGTCCGAGGACGTGTTCGTGAACGTGCTCGACGCCCCCAAGGAGAACTGGTCGGTGGGGCACGGCATCGCGCAATTCGCCTGA
- a CDS encoding urea carboxylase-associated family protein yields MATLEAARRAMIKTHELIVPPRDARAFRVARGQFFRIVSIEGPQVGDLNLWNADNLSERFFSGKTRALHGAHVGIGDRLWSNMPYLRPMATISHDTLGWYGFDADGAGIHDVIGTRCDPYTNLLLNGTAYDFCCHSNLSRALATELKMEPHAVEHHVHDVLNVFMCTGFTKDTHQYFMKASPVRPGDFIEFFAEIDLLGALSACPGGDCSATHSSDAAACHPLKIEIFEPDRTTLKGWTWPSPSAYHRHHGTHAGS; encoded by the coding sequence ATGGCCACGCTGGAAGCTGCCCGCCGTGCGATGATCAAGACGCACGAGCTCATCGTGCCGCCACGCGATGCCCGTGCCTTTCGCGTGGCGCGCGGCCAGTTCTTCCGCATCGTCAGCATCGAAGGCCCTCAGGTCGGCGACCTCAATCTCTGGAACGCGGACAATCTCTCCGAGCGCTTCTTCAGCGGCAAGACGCGGGCGCTCCATGGCGCGCATGTCGGCATCGGTGACCGGCTCTGGAGCAATATGCCCTATCTTCGGCCGATGGCGACCATCAGTCACGATACGCTCGGCTGGTACGGCTTCGACGCGGACGGCGCCGGCATTCACGATGTGATCGGCACGCGCTGCGATCCCTATACGAATCTCCTCTTGAACGGCACGGCTTACGATTTTTGCTGCCACTCCAACCTGTCGCGTGCGCTGGCGACCGAACTGAAGATGGAGCCGCATGCGGTGGAGCATCATGTCCACGACGTGCTCAACGTCTTCATGTGCACCGGCTTCACTAAGGACACGCACCAGTATTTCATGAAGGCAAGTCCGGTCCGCCCCGGCGACTTCATCGAGTTTTTCGCGGAGATCGACCTGCTCGGCGCGTTGTCGGCCTGTCCGGGTGGCGACTGCAGCGCAACCCATTCCAGCGATGCCGCGGCATGCCATCCGCTCAAGATCGAAATCTTCGAGCCGGATCGGACGACCCTGAAGGGCTGGACCTGGCCCTCGCCGAGTGCTTATCACCGTCACCACGGGACGCATGCGGGAAGCTGA
- a CDS encoding GTP-binding protein, which translates to MPVPVLLVTGFLGAGKTTFVNHLLAHADGRRIAAVVNDFGAINIDAELIAGASDGVVSLANGCICCSLEGDLLRTLATLLRRDPKPDYIVIETSGVADPADIVRNLMDPVILREAPLETVLCVIDAGTPPSALDDALLRSQLRVADIVALSKLDLADADAGAGTRMREAIRAQRVPAVVVEANHGEIPSALLFPANDGRASTPREVGPKRPAEERFETLSWTSDKPVSLPGLQQAISRLAPKLARAKGLFETVEQPGRMMVFQFAAGRATLAPGEAPPQGVPRTRIVFIAELGVLSKAELDGIMEGCVAGG; encoded by the coding sequence ATGCCGGTCCCGGTTCTCCTGGTGACGGGTTTCCTCGGGGCCGGCAAGACCACCTTCGTCAACCATCTGCTGGCGCATGCGGACGGGCGGCGCATCGCCGCCGTCGTCAATGATTTCGGCGCCATCAACATCGATGCGGAGCTGATCGCGGGCGCGAGCGACGGCGTGGTCAGCCTCGCCAATGGCTGCATCTGCTGCTCGCTCGAGGGCGATCTGCTGCGCACGCTCGCGACGCTGCTGCGCCGTGATCCCAAGCCCGACTATATCGTCATCGAGACCAGCGGCGTCGCCGATCCCGCCGACATCGTGCGCAACCTGATGGACCCGGTGATCCTGCGCGAGGCACCGCTGGAGACGGTGCTCTGCGTGATCGACGCGGGGACACCGCCATCCGCCCTGGACGACGCGCTGCTGCGGTCGCAATTGCGCGTCGCCGATATCGTGGCGCTCAGCAAGCTCGATCTTGCGGACGCGGACGCGGGCGCGGGAACGCGGATGCGCGAAGCCATCCGCGCCCAGCGGGTCCCCGCCGTAGTGGTCGAGGCGAACCACGGCGAGATTCCGTCTGCGCTGCTGTTTCCGGCGAACGACGGCCGCGCGTCCACCCCGCGCGAGGTGGGACCGAAACGACCTGCGGAAGAGCGATTCGAGACGCTGAGCTGGACCTCGGACAAGCCGGTCTCTCTGCCCGGCCTGCAGCAGGCCATCAGCCGCCTTGCGCCGAAGCTGGCGCGCGCCAAAGGCCTGTTCGAGACGGTCGAGCAGCCCGGCCGCATGATGGTGTTTCAGTTCGCCGCCGGCCGCGCCACGCTCGCGCCAGGCGAGGCGCCGCCGCAAGGCGTGCCGCGGACACGGATCGTCTTCATCGCCGAGCTTGGCGTGCTCTCGAAAGCCGAGCTTGACGGGATCATGGAGGGGTGTGTTGCGGGGGGCTGA